A window of Cellulosimicrobium protaetiae genomic DNA:
TGCGGCACGGCGTCGGGCGGGGAGAGGATGGGTCGGGGGACACCGACGAGAAGGAGACCCATGCCTGCGCCCACGACGCCCACGCGCGAGTTCGTCACCGGCCTGCCGAAGGCCGAGTTGCACCTGCACCTCGAGGGGACGCTCGAGCCCGACCTCAAGCTGCGCCTCGCGCAGAAGAACGGGATCGACATCGGCCAGTCGACGGTCGAGGAGGTGCGCGCGACGTACGCGTTCGACTCGCTGACGAGCTTCCTCGCCGTGTACTACCCGGCGATGGAGGTGCTGCAGGCCGCGGACGACTTCTACGACCTCGCGGACGCGTACCTCGCGCGCGCAGCCGCCGACGGGGTGAAGCACGTCGAGATGTTCTTCGACCCGCAGGCGCACACGTCGCGCGGGGTGCCGTTCGAGGCCGTCGTGACCGGGTATCACCGGGCGGCGTCCGAGGCGCCGGACAAGCACGGGATCGACGCGCACCTCATCCTGTGCTTCCTGCGCGACCTGTCGGCCGAGAGTGCGGCCGAGACGCTCGAGGCGTCGGTGCCGTTCCGGGACAAGATCCTCGGGGTCGGGCTCGACTCGGACGAGCGCGACAACCCGCCGCAGAAGTTCGCCGAGGTCTTCGCGCGCGCTCGTGAGCTCGGCTACCGGCTGACGATGCACTGCGACATCGACCAGGTCGGCAGCATCGACAACATCCGCACCGTGCTCGACGAGATCGGCGTGGACCGCGTCGACCACGGCACGAACGTCGTCGAGGACCCCGCGCTCGTCGACGTCGTGCGCGAGCGCGGGCTGGGCCTCACCTGCTGCCCGATCTCCAACTCGTTCGTCACCGACGACATGAAGGCGACCGAGATCGCCGGGCTCCTGCGCTCGGGCGTGCGGGTGACGGTGAACTCCGACGACCCGGCGTACTTCGGCGGCTACGTGGCCGACAACTACGTGGCGCTCGCGGACGCGGCGGGGCTCAGCACCGAGGAGGTCGTGCAGCTCGCGCGCAACTCGTTCGAGGCGTCGTGGCTGGGCGAGGCCCAGCGGGCCGCATACCTCGCAGAGATCGACAGGTACGTCGCGGGGTTCGACACGACCGGCGTCTGACGGTGCCGGACGCCTGCTCGTGTCTCGGCCCACGAGCCACCGGCACGGGCAGGCGTACCGGGGAGTAACGTGTCGGGGACGGCCGCCGCCGCCCGGATGGCGGTGAGCATGCCCGCAGTGGGTGAATAATCTCCGGGTGCCGCATGTTGGCGCACTCGGGTCCCGTGCCCGCGGACGAGCCGTCCGCGGCCCGACGCGCGGGCCCGGCCCCGCAGGGCACCACGGACCATCGGCTTGGCGAGAGGGCGACCAGAGCTCATGAAGGATGTGCTGTACGTCAACGGCGGGACCCCGCTGGACGGGACGATCACCGTGCGGGGCGCGAAGAACTTCGTGTCCAAGGCGATGGTGGCGTCGTTGCTGGGGGAGTCGCCGAGCGTGCTGCGCAACGTGCCGCAGATCCGCGACGTCGGCGTCGTGACGGGGCTGCTGGAGCTGCACGGTGTGGCGGTGAAGTCCGACCCGGACGCGGGGATCCTCGACCTGGACCCCTCCAACGTCGAGTCGGCGCACGTCGCGGACATCGACGCGCACGCGGGCTCGAGCCGGATCCCGATCCTGTTCTGCGGCCCGCTGCTGCACCGCCTGGGCGAGGCGTTCATCCCCGACCTCGGCGGGTGCCGGATCGGCGACCGGCCGATCAACTACCACCTCGACATCCTGCGCCAGTTCGGCGCCGTCGTGGACAAGCGCGAGAACGGGATCCACATCCGCGCCCCGCGCCGTCTCCAGGGCACCAAGATCGCGCTGCCGTACCCGTCGGTGGGCGCGACCGAGCAGACGCTGCTCACGGCCGTGCGCGCCGAGGGCATCACGGAGCTGGCCAACGCCGCGATCGAGCCTGAGATCGTGGACCTCATCGCGGTGCTGCAGAAGATGGGCGCGATCATCTCGGTCGACACCGACCGCGTGATCCGCATCGAGGGCGTGGACCGCCTCGACGGGTACACCCACACTGCGCTCGGTGACCGCATCGAGGCGGCGTCCTGGGCGTCGGCCGCGCTCGCCACTGGCGGCGACATCACCGTCAAGGGCGCCACCCAGCCCGAGATGATGACCTTCCTCAACACGTTCCGCAAGGTCGGCGGCCGGTTCGACGTGCAGGACGACGGCATCCGGTTCTGGCACCCGGGCGGCGACCTCGACCCGATCGTGCTCGAGACCGACGTGCACCCCGGCTTCATGACCGACTGGCAGCAGCCGCTCGTCGTCGCGCTGACCCAGGCCAAGGGCCTGTCGATCGTGCACGAGACGGTGTACGAGAACCGGTTCGGCTTCACCGACGCCCTGCGCGGCATGGGCGCGACCATCCAGGTCTACAAGGAGTGCCTCGGCGGGCGCGACTGCCGGTTCGGGCAGCGCAACTTCCACCACTCCGCGGTGATCTCCGGCCCGACGCCGCTGGCCGCGGCCGACATCGAGGTCCCCGACCTGCGCGGCGGCTTCTCCCACCTCATCGCCGCGCTCGCGGCGAAGGGCACCTCGACCGTGCGCGGCATCAGCCTCATCGACCGCGGCTACGAGAACTTCCAGGACAAGCTCGTCGCGCTCGGCGCCGACGTGCGCCGCGGCTGAGCGGGTGCCGCGGGCGAGCCGCCACGTCGGCGGCGCCCACCTCATGACGACTGTCACGGCCTCGCACGCCCTGCGCGTGCGAGGCTGGGCGTCGTGATCACCCGCCCTCGCACGTTCCTCGAGGTGTGGAGCGGCCGCACGGCTCCGGAACGGTTCGACGCGTACACGCGCTGGTCGCTCTACCTGCTGTCGGGCTTCGCGCCTTTCCTCGCGCTCGCCGTCGTCGGCTCGGACCCCTCGTTCGTCCCGTCGCTCGTCCTGCCGTGGCTCGCGCTCGTCCTCGCGCAGACCGTGGTCTGCATCCTCACGCTGCGTGCCGGGATCGTGCACTTCCTCGGCGGGCCGAACGTCCGGGCCGTCCTGCTGGTCCCGCTCTGCGTGCTCTCCGTCGCCGTCGCGACCCTGGGCATGTGGACGTTCCCGGTGACGTCGGCCGACGGCATCCCGGACAGCTCGCGCTACTACGCGGTCCTGATGGGGCTCGGGTTCGGGACGCTCGCGGTCACCCCCCTGCTCACCTTCCGTCGTCTGGTGCTCGTCGCCCTGCTCGTCGCCGCGGTCACGGGCTGCTCGGCCTGGGTCGGGACGGGGGTCACTTCGACGACCGTCGGCTTCGCGGTGGGGATGGGTGTCTCGGGCGCGGTGATGCTCGTCGCGGTCCTCGGTTCCTACCGCGCGTCGGTGTGGATGCTCGGGGTCGTGTGGGAGCAGGAACGCACGCGCGTGCTCCACGCCCGCCTCGCCGTCGCGGAGGAGCGGCTGCGCTTCTCGCGCGACCTGCACGACGTCTTCGGGCGCACGCTGTCCGTCGTTGCCGTGAAGAGCGAGCTCGCTGCCGAGCTCGCGGCGCGCGGCCGTCCGGGCGCGGAGGAGCAGATGCTGGAGGTCCGGCGCATCGCCCAGGACGCGCTGCGCGAGGTACGCGCCGTCGTCGCCGGCTACCGTTCCGCCGACCTCGGAGCGGAGCTCGCGGGCGCCCGCTCCGTCCTGCGGTCGGCGGGGATCGAGACGACCGTCCACGGCGACGAGACACCGGTGGGCCAGGAGGCGCAGGAGGCGCTCGCGTGGGCGGTCCGCGAGGCCGTGACGAACGTGGTGCGGCACTCGACCGCGAGCACCTGCACCATCACGGTCCACCGCGACGGCGCCACGAGCGTCGTCGAGGTCGTCAACGACGGCGTGCCGACGACACCGAGGTCGGGTGCGGGGTCCGGCCTCCTCGGGCTCGCCGAGCGCCTCGAGGGGGCAGGGGGGCGGCTCGAGACGTGGGCCGACGCCGGTCGCTTCGGACTGGTGGCGAGCGTGCCCGACGACGGCGCGGCACGTGGGGCGCCGGGACGAGCGCCCGCACGCGAGCTACCTGCCCCCACCACCGAGAGGACCACCCGCGCGTGATCCGCATCCTGCTCGCCGACGACGAGAACCTCATCCGCGACGCGGTCGCGTCCCTCCTGGCCCTCGAGGACGACCTCGAGGTCGTCGCCCAGGCGGCGTCGGGCACGGAGGCCGTCGCGGCCGCGCTCAAGCTCGAGCCCGACGTCGCCGTGCTCGACCTCCAGATGCCCGGGCTCGACGGCGTCGAGGTGGCGCAACGCCTCGCGCACGACCTCCCGTCGTGCGGTGTGGTGATCGTCACGAGCCATGGTCGCCCCGGCTACCTGAAGCGGGCCCTCGAGGCGGGTGCCCGCGGGTTCCTGCCCAAGACCGTCTCGTCGCGGGTCCTCGCGGAGGTCGTGCGGCAGGTGCACGACGGCGGTCGGTACGTCGACCCGGAGCTCGCCGCCGAGGCGATCGCCGCGGGAGCGAGCCCGCTCACCCCGCGGGAGGCGGACGTGCTGGAGCTCGCGGCGGGCGGTGCCCCGGTCGAGGAGATCGCGACGCGCGCCCATCTCGCCCCGGGGACGGTCCGCAACTACCTGTCGTCGGCCGCGGCGAAGCTCGGGGCGGCGAACCGTCACGAGGCGGCGCACGCGGCGCGACGGCACGGCTGGATCTGAGCGGCGGATCGCGCCCGGTAGGCTCGGTGACCGTGCCGAGCCTGCCCGAGACCCCGCGCGCGTACAAGAACCTCGCGTTCCTCCTGCGCCCGATCCTCTTCGCGATCACCCGCCGTGACTGGCGTGGCGCGGAGAACCTGCCCCCGACCGGCTTCATCGCCGCGGCGAACCACGTCACGGAGGTCGACCCCGTGACGCTCGCGCACTTCCTCTACGACCAGGGTCGCGCGCCGAAGATCACGGCCAAGGCGTCGTTGTTCACGGTGCCCGTCCTCGGGGGCATCCTGCGCCGCACGGGCATGATCCCCGTCCACCGGGGCACCGCGGGCGCCGCGCAGTCGCTCGTCGATTCGACGGCACGCCTCGCCGAGGGCGAGTGCGTGGTGTTCTTCCCCGAGGGCACGCTGACTCGGGACCCGGACGGGTGGCCGATGGTCGGCAAGACCGGCGTCGCGCGCCTCGCGCTGACGAGCCGCGCTCCCGTCGTGCCTATCGCGCAGTGGGGCGCCGAGCAGCTCCTCGCGCCGTACGGCAAGGTGTTCAAGCCGATCCCGCCCAAGCGGGTTGCCGTCCATGCCGGGCCGCCCGTCGACCTGTCCGACCTGTACGACCGCCCGCAGGACACCGCGACGCTGCGCGAGGCGACCGAGCGCATCATGGCGGCGATCACGAGCCAGCTCGAGGAGATCCGCGGTGCGAAGGCGCCCGTGGAGCGCTTCGACATGCGCCACAACCCGGGCTCGGAGGGGCGCCGGTGAGCGGGGACCGCACCATGGAGATCAGCCCGGTGCCGGTCGGGACGGACGGGGCGCCCACCCCCGAGCGCGTCGTCGCTGCGGTCCTGGGCTCCGGGAGCTGGGGCACGACGTTCGCCGCCGTGCTCGCCGACGCGGGCTGCGAGGTCCGGTTGTGGGGGCGCGACGCCGAGGTCGCCGCGCAGGTGAACGACGAGCGGCGCAACGAGAAGCGGCTGCCGGGCATCGAGCTGCCTCCCGGGATCCGCGCCACGACCGACGCGCGCGACGCGCTCGCCGGGGCGGGGCTGGTCGTCGTCGCGATCCCCTCGCAGGTCGCCCGCACGACGCTCGCCGAACTGCGCCCGTACCTGGAGCCCGACGCCGTCGCGGTCTCGCTCATGAAGGGCGTCGAGCTGAGCACAGACCGCCGCATGAGCGAGGTCGTCGCGGAGTCCCTCGGGCTGCCGCCCGAGCGCGTCGCCGTGGTCTCGGGCCCCAACCTGGCGCGGGAGATCGCGCACCGCCAGCCGACGGCGACGGTCGTGTCGTGCGTCGACGAGGACGTGGCGCGGTACGTGGCGCGCGCGTGCTCGTCGTCGTACTTCCGCCCTTACACGAACCGCGACGTCGTCGGGGTCGAGCTGTGCGGGGCGGTCAAGAACGTCATCGCCCTCGCCGTGGGCATCGCACAGGGCCGCGGGTTCGGCTACAACACCACGGCGACCGTCATCACCCGGGGCCTCGTGGAGATCACCCGCCTCGGGCTCGCGCTCGGCGCCGACGCCGAGACGTTCCCCGGCCTCGCGGGCATGGGCGACCTCGTGGCGACGTGCTCGTCCCCGCTCTCGCGCAACCACACGCTCGGCAAGCACGTCGGGCAGGGCCTGAGCCTCGACGACGCGATCGCCGCGACCGGAGGCACGGCCGAGGGCGTCAAGTCGTGCCGCTCGGTGCTCGAGCTCGCGGAGAAGGTCGGTGTCGAGATGCCGATCACGGCCGGCGTCGTCGCCGTCCTGCACGAGGGCATGCCCGTCGACGAGATGGCGCGTGGCCTGCTCGCCCGGCCGCAGAAGGCCGAGGGGATCTCGGCGGAGCGCTGAGAGAGCCCCGGCCGCCGTTGCGCCGGGGCTCCGCCGTCAGTCGTCGTCGCGGACGTCGACGACGACGCGCGTCGGGTCCTCCAGCGAGAACACCCGGAACGGGCGCCGTACGTCGTCGACGCCCACGAACGCTTGCGTGTAGCCCTCGAAGACCCCGCGCAGCAGGACCTCCTCCACCTCGCCGTCGTCGCCCGCACGCAGCGGGTTGGGTTCGGTGTACTCGTCCACGCCGGTGTCCATGGGGTAGCCCGAGCCGGAGATCATGACCTGGAGGTAGGCGTCGCCGTCGACCGCGACGACGTCACCCTTGCCATCGTCGGTCGGCTGGTCGACGTACTCGACGCGCCATCCGGGCGTCCCGGTCCCGCCGAGCTCGAACACGACCCGGTCGTACCCGTCGTGGTGACCCACCCGGATGTCCGTCACCGTGAGGGCCGCGTCCGCGGACGGGTCCTGGGTGTCGGCGTCCGTGTTCGCGGGGAACGGGAGCGGCGCCTCGGCCCCGTCGTCGGCGGGCGTCGACCCGTCGTCCGTCGGGCTCTCGCTCGGCGCGTCGGTCGGTGGGTCCGTGGGGCTCGGCGACGGGCTCGTCGTGGTGCCCGACGGCGCCGGGGAGTCGTCCGTGCCGCCCGGGGTGCACGCGGCGAGCGTCAGCACCAGCATGCCCGCGGCGGCAGCCGCTACCCGTCGTGGTGCCGTCGCGCTCAGGAGTCGATCCCGTCCGTCACTGCCGCCCCGCGCTCGTCGTGTCGTCATGCCCCGATCGTAGAAACCGCAGGTCACGCTCGCGCGGCGGGCGGGCCACGGTCCGGTCCCGGTCCGGTCACCGTCGGGTCTCGGCGGCGTCGTGGATGGCCCGGGCGGCCCGGTCCGGACTCCCGGGAACCCACCTCGCCCGCGTCGTGACGAGCCGTCGGCGTACGCTCGGTCCATGCTGCAGGGGATCGGCACGCAGGCGGGCGGGGTGCTCGTCGTGGTCGCGCTCACGGTGCTGCTCGTCGTCGGGATCACGCGGTTCACGTCCGGGGCCGAGGCTCGTGCGCGGCGAGACGCGGGTGCGGGGGAGAGCGCGTCGTCGGGCATGTTCGGTGAGATCGTCGAGATCTTCCAGCCGAGCCGCACGCACGTGACCGAGGAGAAGGAGCGGCAGCGACTCGACATCGCGCAGCGGCCCGCCGAGGGCCGCCCGTTCGACGTCGACCTCGAGGAGGGCGTGCTCTACGTGCCGGGGGAGGCGGCGGTTCCCGAGCGCCGGGACGCGAGCGAGCGGTAGCCGTCCTGTCCGGGTGAGGTCAGCCCGCCGACGTCCGTAGTGCCCGGTCGAGGTCGCGCCAGAGGTCCTCGACGTCCTCGATGCCGACGGAGAGCCGCAGGAGGTCCTCGGGTACCGTGAGCGACTCGGTCGCGAAGCGGCGTCGCCGTTCGAGGCTCGACTCGACGCCGCCGAGGCTCGTCGCCGGGACCCAGAGGCGCACGGCACCGACGACGGAGTCCGCGCCCGCGGCCCCGCCACGGGGCCGGACGCCGAGGATCGAGCCGTAGCCCGTCATGAGACGTGTCGCCCGCTCGTGCCCGGGGTCGGTCGGCAGGCTCGGGTGACGCACCTCGACGACGTCGGGGTGATCGGCGAGACGCCGGGCCAGCTCGGCGGCGTTCGCCTGGGCGCGCTCGACGCGCAGCGCGAGCGTGCGCAGACCGCGCAGCGCGAGCCACACCTCGAACGGGCCGGGGATCGAGCCGTGCAGCGTCCGGTAGGCGCGCAGGGCCGCGACGAGCTCGGGCGTCCGCGCGACGGCCGCGCCGAGGACGACGTCGGAGTGCCCGGCGAGGTACTTGGTCACCGAGTGCACGACGACGTCCGCGCCGTGGTCCAGCGGGCGTTGGCCCAGGGGGGTGGCGAACGTGTTGTCGACGGCGCTGAGGACACCGCGCTCGCGTGCGGCGGCGAGCAGCACGGGCAGGTCGGCGACCTCGAGCATGGGGTTCGTCGGGGACTCCACGAGCAGGAGCGAGGCGCCGTCGAGCGCGTCGAGCACCTGGTCCGTGTCCGCGACGTCTACCCGGACGACGTCGACCCCGGCGCGGGCGGCGAGGTCGTCCGCGAAGCCGAGGGTCACCTGGTAGGCGTGGCGCGGAAGCACGACCTTGCCACCGGCGGGGACGAAGGAGAAGACGGCCGCGATCGCCGCCATGCCGGACCCGAACACCACTCCGGGCTCCGGGGCACCCTCGAGCGCCGCGAGCGCCTCCTCGAACGGGTGCCACGTCTCGGTGTCCATGCGCGTGTACAGGAGCTCGCCCGGCTGCTGTACACCCTCGGACACGTAGGTCGAGGACAGCACGATCGGCGGGTTCACGGGCGCACCCTGGGCGCGCTCGGGCCGTCCGGCGGAGACGGCGACCGTCGCAGGAGCCAGGGCATCGGGGGAGTGCGGATCACTCATGGCGGCAGGTTACGCCGACGACACGACGGATGCCCCGGGCGACCGCCCACCGACCAGGCGATCCCGGCGGGTCGAGCAGGTGGTCCTGGTGCGTCCGGAGCCGGGGACGAGCCAGGACCACCTGTTCGGCGCTGGGCGGGGGCGTCAGGTGAGCGGGCCTAGGAGGGATTGGGCGACCGTGGAGTGGGCCGACTCGTCGTCGGAGGGGTGGAAGATCCCGGCCAGCACGTCGCGGTACAGGCGGCCGAGCTCGTTGCCCGCGAAGTAGCTCGACCCGCCGGCGACGCGCACCATCTGGTCGACGACCGTCTTCGCCGTCTCGGTGGCGCGGACCTTGAGACCTGCGGTCGCGCGGAACCACCCCGCCCCACGGTCCACGAGCGCGTCGAGCTCGCCCGCGACGGTGTCGATCTGCGGCCAGACCGCGTCGAGCGCGAGCGCGGCGTCGGCGAGGCGCCAGCGGATGTCGGGGTCCTGCGCGAGGGACGCGCCGTCGTTCTTCATCGACGTCCGACGGCGCGCCGCGGCGACGCCCAGCTCGAGCGCGCGCTCCGCGATCCCCGTGTAGACGGACGCGAGCAACGTCTCGAACGTCGTGAAGATCCCGACGACGAGCGGGTCGAGCGTCGGCCCGGGGGCGAGGCGTCGCACGACCCGGTCCACGGGCGCGTGCGCGCCGTCGAGCACGGTGGAACGGGACTGGGAAGCCCGCATGCCCATCGTGTCCCAGTCGTCGAGCACCTCGACGCCCGCGTCCCGGGCGACGAACGCGTGCACGAGGCGCGGGGCGTCGTCGGACACCGTGTCGAGCCCGAGGACGCCGAGACGCGTCCACGCGGGCGAGTTGGACGTGAAGATCTTGCGGCCGTGGAACGTGTACCCGCCCGTGCCGTCCGGTCGCGCCTCGGTGCGCGACCCGAGCAGGACGAGGTCGTTGCCGCCCTCGGAGTACCCGAAGCCGAACACCCCGCCGCGACCGGCCTCCTCGAGCAGCCAGTCGAGCGAGGCGTCGCCGCGCTCGTGCAGGTAGCGCGCGACGCCGGTCCACACGTGGTGCATGTTCACCGCGAGGGCCGTCGCGGGCGCCGCGCCCGCGAGCCGCGCCTGCTCGTGCGCGACCTCGCGCAGGCCGAGGCCGACGCCGCCGAACGACGCGGGGACGAGCGCGCGCAGGTACCCGGCCTCGGTCAGCGCCGCGAGGTCATCGTCGAAGAATGCGTTGTCGCGGTCGTAGCCCGCCGCGCGGCCGCGGACCGCCTCGAGCAGGTCGTCGGTGAGGAGGGTGCGGGGCTCGGGGAACGGGGGAGCGACGGAGGAGGGGGAGGACGACGGGGCGACGGGCGTGGGCATGGCCTGCCTTCGGTCGGGGCGGACGGCGAGAGGCCCCGGCGACGTGCGTCGCCGAGGCCCCTCCACCGTACGCCGGGCCTGTCGGCCGGCGAGCCGGTCAGCCGACGAGCACCGGCGCCGGCTCGTCCGGGGACGGCAGGATGCGGCGCAGCACGTCGGCGAGCGTCACGACGCCGACGAACCGCTCGCCGTCCATGACGATCGCGAGCTGCTCGCTCGACTCGCGCATGCGCGCGAGCGCGGCGTGCACGGTCGTCCCCGACGCGAGCACGAACCCGGGGCGCGCGAGCTCCCCGGCGGGCCGGTCGTCGGGCTCCAGGAGCGTGTCGCGCACGTGCACGACCTTCGGGACGACGCTCCCGTTCTGGACGAGGATGCGCAGGTGCCCCGACCCGGCGGACGCGGCCCGCACGTCCGCGGCCGTGGCCGTCGCGGGGACCGACGTCGGCCGGCCCTCGGTCGGCACGAGCGCGTCGACCGTGAGGGTCTCGAGCTCGATGACGCCCGAGATCTGCACGCGGTACGACGCCTCGAGCGCGCCGACGTTCGCCGAGTGCTCGACGAGGTGCCGCAGGGTCGCGGGATCCTGGCCACCGCCCTCGACGTTCTCGACGGGCTCGACGCCCACGGCCCGCACGCAGCGGTTCGCGAGCGCGTTGAGCCAGCGCAGCAGCGGTCGGAACGCCCACATGAACCCGCGCATCGGCAGCGCGAGGAGCGTGGCCGAGCGCTCCGGGTGGGCGATGGCCCACGACTTCGGCGCCATCTCGCCGATGACGAGGTGGAGGAACGTCACGATGATCAGCGCCAGCACGAAGCCCGCGACGTCGGCGGCCCACAGGGGCGCGCCCCAGGTCTCGAAGACCGGGGTGAGCCAGTGGTGCACGGCGGGCTTGGTGATGGCACCGAGCGCGAGCGTGCACGCCGTGATGCCGAGCTGTGCGCCCGCCATGAGGAGCGTGAGCTCGTTCGAGCTGCGCAGCGCGGCGCGTGCCGCGCGGCTCGTCGGTGCGGCGTCCTCGAGGCGGTGCCGCTTGGCGCCGAGGAGCGCGAACTCCACGGCGACGAAGAACGCGCTCAGCGCGATGATCGCGACGGTCGCCGCGACGACGACCCAGGGGTTGCTCATCGGGTCTCCTCCGCTGCGTCCGTCGGGCGGGCAGCCTCGTGGGTGGTGCGGTGTGCGTCGTCGTCGGCCGGGGTGTCGCCCCGCCGCTCGACGAGCCGGACGCGCACGAGGCGCGGCACGTGCCGCTCGACCGACAGGACGTCGACGACGAGCGTGCGGTGCACGGGCTCGTCGTGGACGAGGTCGGCCGGGTCGTCCGGGAGCGGGACCTCGATCGTGTCGCCCGCGCGCGGCAGGGCGCCGTGCTGGGCGATGAGGAGCCCGGAGACCGTCTCGTGGTCGCCGCGCGGCAGGTCGTGGCCGAGCGCGCGCTCCGCCTCGTCGACGTGGACGTCGCCGCCCATGACCCACACGCCGTCGTCCTCGGCCGTGACCGTGACGGGTTGCTCGGGGTCGTGCTCGTCGGTGATCTCGCCCACGAGCTCCTCGGCGAGGTCCTCGACCGTGAGCACGCCGGTGAAGCCGCCGTACTCGTCGATGACGCACGCGAGCTGGTTGCGCGTGGAGTTGAGCTGGGCGAGCGCGTCCGGCAGCGTCATGAGCGTCGGCAGCACGACGGCCGGGCGCATGAGGTCGGTGACGGGCGCGTCGTCGGGCAGGTCGGTCGCCAGGACGTCGGCGAGCTGGACGACGCCGAGCGGCTGGTCCGTCTCGTCGACGACCGGGTAGCGCGTGTGCGCGCGGGCGCTGAGCTCGCGCACCTCGGCGACGGTCGCCTCGGGGCGCACCG
This region includes:
- a CDS encoding hemolysin family protein, coding for MTTFLSLLLGLLVVLAITAATAYFVAQEFAYMTVDRSRLGAKAEAGDESARRALAVTKRTSFVLSGAQLGITVTGLLVGYVAEPLIGESLGTMLGGVGVPTGVGVAVGTVLALVLSTIIQMLFGELFPKNLAIARPEPLAKGLARSTTAYLTVFGWLIAVFDKASNALLRLLKIEPVHDVDNTATARDLEHIVADSRESGDLPDELSVLLDRILDFPQRDVEHAMIPRSRVGTVRPEATVAEVRELSARAHTRYPVVDETDQPLGVVQLADVLATDLPDDAPVTDLMRPAVVLPTLMTLPDALAQLNSTRNQLACVIDEYGGFTGVLTVEDLAEELVGEITDEHDPEQPVTVTAEDDGVWVMGGDVHVDEAERALGHDLPRGDHETVSGLLIAQHGALPRAGDTIEVPLPDDPADLVHDEPVHRTLVVDVLSVERHVPRLVRVRLVERRGDTPADDDAHRTTHEAARPTDAAEETR
- a CDS encoding hemolysin family protein, with product MSNPWVVVAATVAIIALSAFFVAVEFALLGAKRHRLEDAAPTSRAARAALRSSNELTLLMAGAQLGITACTLALGAITKPAVHHWLTPVFETWGAPLWAADVAGFVLALIIVTFLHLVIGEMAPKSWAIAHPERSATLLALPMRGFMWAFRPLLRWLNALANRCVRAVGVEPVENVEGGGQDPATLRHLVEHSANVGALEASYRVQISGVIELETLTVDALVPTEGRPTSVPATATAADVRAASAGSGHLRILVQNGSVVPKVVHVRDTLLEPDDRPAGELARPGFVLASGTTVHAALARMRESSEQLAIVMDGERFVGVVTLADVLRRILPSPDEPAPVLVG